A genomic window from Pecten maximus chromosome 2, xPecMax1.1, whole genome shotgun sequence includes:
- the LOC117319247 gene encoding uncharacterized protein LOC117319247 gives MEACASVGKTENMHFLVNNCEHFAFNLRYGEKSSGQGFLGSLLLGSAAVAVGGVSGGILAGAWLLASKIKSKKDDESNGTTHIQEYDCPTYSRINSYRLS, from the exons ATGGAAGCTTGTGCGTCGGTGGGAAAGACagaaaatatgcattttttgGTGAACAACTGTGAACACTTTGCTTTCAATCTGAGATATGGCGAGAAATCTTCTGGTCAG GGCTTTCTCGGATCACTACTGCTAGGTAGCGCTGCTGTGGCTGTAGGTGGGGTTTCTGGTGGAATTTTGGCAGGTGCCTGGTTACTCGCCTCGAAGATCAAATCAAAAAAGGACGATGAATCAAATGGTACAACACATATCCAAGAGTATGACTGTCCTACTTATTCAAGGATCAACAGTTATAGATTAAGTTAA